attAATATGACGAAAGGGGGGAAATGAAGAACCACTTGACAAAATTGAACATCTATTTATgatagcaaactaggaatagaagggaatttcttctttttttttgagacaggtctaagttgtccaggctggagtatattGGCTATTTCAGAGGCGCCGTCATAGTGCTACAGCCTCAAACTGgtgggctccagcaatcttcttgccttggcctcccaagcatacaggtgcgtgccactgcaTCAGGCAAGAGGAACTTCTTGAGAAACTACATACAAGAAACTTGAGGTTAACATCATGCTTAATGTGAAAAACTAGATGTTTTCCCAGTAATATGAGGAACAAGGTAAGAAAGATCCTTCTCACACtctcaccatttatttatttatttatttagtgacagagtctcgctctgtcacccaggctggagtgcactggcacgatctcagctcactgcaatctctgcctcctgggttcaagcaattcttctgcctcagcctccggagtagctgggattacaggcatgtgccaccacgccccgctaatttttttgtatttttagtagagacggggtttcaccatattgaccaggctggtctggaactcctgaccttgtgacacgcccgcctcggcctcccaaagtgctgggattacaggcatgagccaccatgcctggccttttgtttttttttctttgaaatggaatttcactctgttgcccaggctggagtgcactggtgccacctcagctcactgtaaccacctccacctcctgggttcaagagattttcctgcctcagcctcctgagtagctgggattacaggcgcacccaaccatgcccggctaatttgtgtatttttagtagagatggggtttcaccatgttggccaggctggtcgtgaactcttGAACTCCATGATCCCCCCAACCccctgcctaggcctcctgaagtgctggattacaggcatgagccaccgcgcctggcccctctcaccatttctattcaacattgtacaaCACtgaaactaagaaaaagaaaaagaaataaaagatataccAACTGGGAAGGAAGAACTAAAGCTGTCTTTCTGcatatgacatgattgtgtatatAGAGAATTTCAACAATCCACAACAAAGAAAATTCCTGGAACCAATAAGAGCAAGGTTGAAAGACACAAGCTCAACATATAAGGCCAACTCCTTTCCTATACAGccacacaaatatagtcaactgatctttgatgaaGAACCAAAggcagctaggtgtggtggctcacgcctgtaatcccagcactttgggaggctaaggggggtggatcacttcagcccaggagttaaagaccaacctgggcaacataacaacaCTCCAtctctatttcttaaaaaaaaaaaaaaaaaaaaaatttttttaaataaaagaaaaattaaataaaaatggatcaaagatgtAACTGTAAAATACAATAAGACTCCTAGAGGATAAcatagaaaatctagatgaccttgggtttgATGATGAATGATAACATAACATAAATTATAAGTttgacttcattaaaataaaaaagtcctgttctggggctgggcgcggtggctcacgcctgtaatcccaactcgttgggaggccgaggcgggtggatgacttgaggtcagaaattcgagaccagtctggccgacatggtgaagccccatctctactaaaaatacaaaaattagccaggcatggtggtgcatgcctgtagtcccagctacttgggaggctgagttagaataaatcgcttgaatctgagaggctgatgttgcagtgagctgaaatcacgccacttcactccagcctgagtgacagagactccatcccTGCCGCCCCCCAAAAAGAGTCCTGCTCTGGGAAAGAccatgttaagaaaatgaaaagacaagctacagacagGGAGAAATTCTTTGCAAAACacctatctgataaaggactggtaTTCCAACTACTAAAAGAACTATTAAAACTCAGTAACAGGaagacaatccaattaaaaatgggcaaaagatatgaacatacACATCACCAAAGAAGATTTAGAGATGGTAAAGAagaacatgaaaacatgctcaacatcacacaGCATTAGGGAATAAAAAAAActaagataaataaaactgagtAAGATATTACCACACTCACTAAATgactaaattttaaaacactaaaaacaCCAAATGATGGTGAAGATGGAGAACAATAAGTATCATCATTATTTGCTGCTGGCAATGGAAAATGGTACTCCCACTTTGAAAGGCAGACagttacaaaacaaaacacaccctTAAATTGTAATCTAGCCATCatgctcctaggtatttactcaaaagagttgaaaacttatgttcatgccaaaacctgcacatgaatgcttatagttgtttgtttgtttttttgctttttccagttGTCAAATGattctttattgaaatattttcctttgtgcttAACTGGCTGGGCATTCCACAGCACCAATGTTGATGTCATCTATGATGTCATGAGGGTGGCGGCCATCAACATTACAGCCCAGGCAGTTCCCAGGATCTCTTTAATAGTTCCAAAGAGTTCTCTGGCTAAGGATCGGTGCCACATCTGTCGAGCAATGTTGACGATCTCATCAAAAGTGATATTCCCACTGTGtctaatgtttttctgtttctttctgtctcttggtgGTTCCTTGAGGGCTTTGATGAtcagggcagaggcagaaggcacCACCACAATCTGGGCCTGTCTGTTCCGAATGGTCAGTTTCACTGTAATCCTCAGGCCCTTCCAGTCACCCCTTGCCTTGGCAATGTCATCACCaacattttttggagacagacccAGGGGGCTGATCTTGGGGGCCAGGGCAGAAGTGGCACCGACTTCACCTCCGGTGCACCTCAGGTATATGACTTTGATCTCGTTGGGGTCGAACTTCGGCAGCATGGTGGAGGGGGCTGGTGTCGGATGAACCCGGATTCGGGACGATAGAAGAAAGTTGCACCTTGACCTCCTCCGAGCCCAAAGCCGAGAGCAAGTGCTTATAGTTTTATTCAAAACCTTGCAAACCTTAGAGTGAACCAAGATACCTCTCAATAGACATATGGATAAACCATCTGGTTCACCCATAGaatgataaaaagaaatcaggtatcagccgggcgcggtggctcatgcctgtaatcccagcactttgggaggccaaggagggcggacctcaggagatcgagactatcctggccaacatggtgaaaccctgtctctactaaaaatacaaaaattagctgagtgtggtggcgcttgcctataatctcagctactcgggaggctgaggcaggagaatcaggtatcaagccatgaaaagacatggaggctaggtatggtggctcccacctgtagtaccagctactcagggcactgaggcaggagggtcacttgagtccgggagttcaagaccagcatgggtgATAtgacgagaccccatctcaattaaaaaaaaaaaaaaaaaaagacgtggaGGAACCTTGACTTGAAcatatattattaagtgaaagaagccaatctaaaTGGTTATATACTGTGTAGTTTCAAAGATGACATTcaggaaaagacaaaattatgacAGAGTAAAAAGGCTTTTGATTGTCAAGAATTTGGGAAGAGGGAGGGATTAATGAATAGGAGAAGCACAGGGGATATTTAGGTGAGGGAAAGCATCCTACATGATGCAGCTATGATGAATAGCAGTTATTATGCATTTGCCAAAACCCACAGATTGTATAACAGAGTcagccctaatgtaaactgtggactctGAGGCATCAATATTGGTACATCACTTATAACAGATGTATTAAagtaatacaaaatataaaaaggataaaCTATGTGGAGGCAGAGGGATCAAGTGGGAACACTACACTTTCTCATCAATTTTTCTATAAGTCTGAAATagctctacaaaaataaagtctactagaaaaagaaaaacgatGAAGACAGGCTAATGACAATTCACGCCATGAATGGTTGATGAATGAAACATACAACCTTTCACTCAattcatgaattttattttagtaagCCTTTATGGTGCTTTGTGAGCCAGAGACTGGTAAAGGCGACGAAAGTTCCACAGGATGCCTTGTTCAAAAGCCCATCACTCTCTACTTTGAGAAGTGAAATAAGAGCTTTGATTAGTATCAATAGTGTCCGGAACTCTTGCACGAATATAAGTGTCCAGGCGGAGCCTTGGATTGTGGGATTACCCTATGTAGAGGTGTGTATTATGTTGACTTATATGGCTAGCcgtgaggtaaaaaaaaaagattcccagagttttgtgggtttttttttttgttttccctttgagatgaagtctcgctctgttgcccaggctgaagtgcagtggtgcaatctcggctcactgcaacctccgcctcccaggttcaagcgattctcctgcctcagcctcctgagcagctgggattacaggcgcgagccaccatgcctggctaatttttttgtatttttagtagagacggggtttccccatgttagccaggctggtctcgaactcctgacctcaagtgatccacccacctcagcctcccaaaatgctgggattacaggcgtgagccaccacatccagcctaatATTCCTAGAGTTCTTTTACTACAAAGGTGCAACTCTTAGACAATCACTCAAGAGTGTGTAAACATGTACAGATGGGATTTATTGTTGGCCAGTGCTAAGATGACTAACTGATGAGCTGCCCCTTGAATCCAGTCGTTTATCAGGTCCATTTCAATTAAGGGATAAAAAGCAGCAGCTCTTCACCGAGAGCTCCAACGTGTACAAATGTGGCCATGTCAGCCATCAAGTCTACACACTCCCTACTGCTGTTCACTCAGTAGCAAAGGATCTAGGAGAAGTTACACCTCCTCTAGCACCATGACATCTGGCAAGGAAGTAAGAAAAGAAGTCACCCTCCCACCCCAACTCCTACAGAGAGGATATGCTGAAGGCTAACATTTGGCTCTGTAATTTTGAAAGGAGGTCTGTGTAGGTTGCTGTTTCCAGGACCCATGGCAAAATGAGCAGTTGAGTAGAGTCACATGCTCAGGGCCTGGGAGAGCCTCAATGTTCAGGATAACCTAGTACAAGGTGATCATTGCAGCTCTAATGGCATATAGTGTGGGGCCAAGGGCTGTTTCTTGCATCAGAGCCCTATGGACAACTTATGGTCATCATGGATAACTACAAGAGGCATGAGAGGAGGTTTCTAAAGCCACTATagtggccaggaatggtggctcatgcctgtaatcccagcactttgggaggccatggcaggcaggtcacctgaggtaaggagtttgagccagcctggccaatacggttaaaaccccatctctactaaaaatac
This portion of the Pongo abelii isolate AG06213 chromosome 20, NHGRI_mPonAbe1-v2.0_pri, whole genome shotgun sequence genome encodes:
- the LOC129051888 gene encoding large ribosomal subunit protein uL11-like, with protein sequence MGEPDGLSICLLRGILVHSKVCKVLNKTISTCSRLWARRRSRCNFLLSSRIRVHPTPAPSTMLPKFDPNEIKVIYLRCTGGEVGATSALAPKISPLGLSPKNVGDDIAKARGDWKGLRITVKLTIRNRQAQIVVVPSASALIIKALKEPPRDRKKQKNIRHSGNITFDEIVNIARQMWHRSLARELFGTIKEILGTAWAVMLMAATLMTS